One part of the Streptomyces sp. AM 2-1-1 genome encodes these proteins:
- the cobJ gene encoding precorrin-3B C(17)-methyltransferase, with protein sequence MMTVRAVRAIAEADVIAFHSARHGRSIARSIAAAHIRPDHIEEPLVYPVTTETTDHPGGYRGALEDFYTEAAARLAAHLDAGRTVAVLAEGDPLFYGSYMHMHKRLADRYTAEVVPGVTSVSAAAARLGTPLVEGEEILTILPGTLPEEELTARLASTDSAVVMKLGRTFPAVRRAFEASGRLAEARYVERATMAGERTGDLAEVETGSVPYFAVAVLPSRVGAPRPEPEPGSGEVVVVGTGPAGPLWLTPETRGALAAADAVVGYTTYLDRVPVRPGQVRHGSDNKVEAERAEFALDLARRGQRVAVVSGGDPGVFAMATAVLEAAAHTDYAGVPVRVLPGVTAANAAAARAGAPLGHDYATISLSDRLKPWEVIAGRLRAAATADLVIALYNPGSKSRTWQVGKARDLLLEHRSPDTPVVLARDVGGPAESVRTVRLADLDPAEVDMRTLLIIGSSQTRRVDGPDGTSVVWTPRRYPEE encoded by the coding sequence CTGATGACCGTCCGGGCGGTGCGGGCCATCGCCGAGGCCGACGTCATCGCCTTCCACAGCGCCCGGCACGGCCGCTCGATCGCCCGCTCGATCGCCGCCGCACACATCCGGCCGGACCACATCGAGGAGCCGCTGGTCTACCCTGTCACCACGGAGACCACCGACCATCCGGGCGGCTACCGGGGCGCGCTGGAGGACTTCTACACCGAGGCGGCGGCCCGGCTCGCCGCGCACCTCGACGCGGGCCGCACGGTGGCCGTCCTCGCCGAGGGCGACCCGCTCTTCTACGGCTCGTACATGCACATGCACAAGCGGCTGGCGGACCGGTACACCGCCGAGGTCGTCCCCGGGGTCACCTCGGTCAGCGCCGCCGCCGCACGGCTCGGCACCCCCCTGGTCGAGGGCGAGGAGATCCTCACGATCCTGCCCGGCACCCTTCCGGAGGAGGAGCTGACGGCCCGGCTCGCGTCGACCGACTCCGCCGTGGTGATGAAGCTCGGCCGGACCTTCCCGGCGGTGCGCCGCGCCTTCGAGGCGTCCGGGCGGCTGGCCGAGGCGCGGTACGTCGAACGCGCCACCATGGCCGGGGAGCGCACCGGCGACCTCGCGGAGGTGGAGACCGGCTCGGTGCCGTACTTCGCGGTCGCCGTCCTGCCCAGCCGGGTCGGCGCCCCCCGCCCCGAGCCGGAACCCGGCTCCGGCGAGGTGGTGGTGGTCGGCACCGGACCGGCCGGCCCGCTCTGGCTGACGCCCGAGACGCGCGGGGCGCTCGCCGCCGCCGACGCGGTGGTCGGCTACACCACCTACCTGGACCGGGTACCGGTCCGACCCGGCCAGGTCCGCCACGGCTCGGACAACAAGGTGGAGGCCGAACGCGCCGAGTTCGCGCTCGACCTGGCCCGGCGCGGACAGCGGGTGGCCGTGGTCTCGGGCGGCGATCCGGGGGTCTTCGCCATGGCGACGGCGGTCCTGGAGGCCGCCGCGCACACCGACTACGCGGGCGTCCCCGTACGCGTCCTGCCCGGGGTCACCGCGGCGAACGCCGCCGCCGCCCGCGCGGGCGCCCCGCTCGGCCACGATTACGCGACGATCTCCCTCTCCGACCGGCTCAAGCCCTGGGAGGTCATCGCCGGACGGCTGCGCGCGGCGGCCACCGCCGACCTGGTCATCGCGCTCTACAACCCCGGCTCGAAGAGCCGGACCTGGCAGGTCGGCAAGGCCCGCGACCTGCTCCTCGAACACCGCTCCCCGGACACCCCCGTCGTCCTCGCCCGGGACGTCGGCGGGCCCGCGGAGAGCGTGCGCACGGTACGCCTCGCCGATCTCGACCCGGCCGAGGTGGACATGCGCACCCTGCTGATCATCGGGTCCTCGCAGACCCGCCGGGTGGACGGGCCCGACGGCACCTCGGTCGTCTGGACCCCGCGCCGCTACCCGGAGGAGTGA
- a CDS encoding precorrin-8X methylmutase yields MHQYEKDGPAIYRQSFATIRAEADLSGLPADAGQVAVRMIHACGMVDLVRDLAFSPKAVAHARAALRAGAPVLCDVAMVASGVTRKRLPADNEVVCTLSDPAVPELARTLGTTRSAAALELWRDRLEGSVVAIGNAPTALFRLLEMIEEGAPLPAAVIGVPVGFIGAAESKEALAAHVSGVEHLVVRGRRGGSALAAAAVNALASEEE; encoded by the coding sequence GTGCATCAGTACGAGAAGGACGGACCGGCGATCTACCGCCAGTCCTTCGCCACCATCCGCGCGGAGGCGGATCTCTCGGGCCTGCCCGCCGACGCCGGCCAGGTCGCGGTCCGGATGATCCACGCGTGCGGCATGGTCGACCTCGTACGCGACCTCGCCTTCTCCCCCAAGGCCGTGGCCCACGCCCGCGCCGCGCTCCGCGCCGGCGCGCCGGTCCTCTGCGACGTGGCGATGGTCGCCAGCGGGGTCACCCGCAAGCGGCTGCCCGCGGACAACGAGGTCGTCTGCACCCTCTCCGACCCCGCGGTGCCCGAGCTCGCCCGGACCCTGGGGACCACCCGGAGCGCCGCCGCACTGGAGCTGTGGCGGGACCGGCTGGAGGGCTCGGTCGTCGCCATCGGCAACGCGCCCACCGCGCTCTTCCGGCTGCTGGAGATGATCGAGGAGGGCGCCCCGCTGCCCGCCGCCGTCATCGGTGTCCCGGTCGGCTTCATCGGCGCGGCCGAGTCCAAGGAGGCCCTCGCGGCGCACGTCTCCGGGGTCGAGCACCTCGTGGTGCGCGGCCGTCGCGGCGGCAGCGCCCTGGCTGCGGCGGCCGTCAACGCCCTCGCGAGCGAGGAGGAGTGA
- the cobG gene encoding precorrin-3B synthase: MLAAMSATADSPGSPVAAVARDGGGDACPGALRLHRADDGALARVRIPGGVLTADQGRVLLDAAERLGDGALHLTSRGNVQLRGLEREHGPELSELLVAAGLLPSVHHERARNVVASPLAGLDGLGHGGLRSWLVELDALLCGSERAAALSGRFLFALDDGRGDMTALGADLNLLAGPDGRATLRIGPGDTGTPLPVPCAAAPRAALLAAEAFLDLAADPGIWRVSALPEDVRAALPAEVARRAGLVPPAERPAQAAQAAPSEPAAAGAPAPGAVTGPDGRTALHVGVPMGRLTGGRWRALLETAEHHGSGELRCTPWRGVVVPGLDAAAARQALDSLAGAGLVTGAGSPWSGVGACVGRPGCAKSLADVRAEAEAALGPAGRLPVYWSGCERRCGHPHGEWIDVVATPEGRRITHVRGDTRATPVTVRDDPAALAAAVAAARGIRA; the protein is encoded by the coding sequence ATGCTCGCCGCCATGTCCGCAACCGCCGATTCGCCCGGTTCCCCCGTGGCCGCCGTCGCCCGGGACGGCGGCGGCGACGCCTGCCCCGGTGCGCTGCGGCTGCACCGGGCGGACGACGGTGCGCTGGCGCGGGTACGGATACCCGGCGGGGTGCTGACCGCCGATCAGGGCCGTGTCCTGCTCGACGCCGCCGAGCGGCTCGGCGACGGCGCACTGCACCTCACCTCGCGCGGGAACGTCCAACTACGGGGACTGGAGCGGGAGCACGGTCCCGAGCTTTCCGAACTCCTTGTCGCCGCGGGCTTGTTGCCGTCCGTCCACCATGAGCGGGCACGGAATGTCGTCGCCTCCCCGCTCGCCGGGCTCGACGGTCTCGGCCATGGCGGACTCCGCTCCTGGCTGGTCGAGTTGGACGCGCTGCTCTGCGGGAGCGAACGCGCCGCCGCCCTCTCCGGCCGCTTCCTCTTCGCGCTCGACGACGGTCGCGGCGACATGACCGCGCTCGGCGCCGACCTCAACCTCCTCGCCGGTCCGGACGGCCGGGCGACACTGCGGATCGGGCCCGGCGACACCGGCACCCCGCTCCCCGTCCCCTGCGCAGCGGCCCCCCGCGCCGCGTTGCTCGCCGCCGAGGCGTTCCTCGACCTGGCGGCCGACCCGGGCATCTGGCGTGTTTCCGCCCTCCCCGAGGACGTCCGCGCCGCCCTCCCCGCCGAGGTCGCCCGCCGTGCCGGCCTCGTACCGCCGGCCGAGCGGCCCGCGCAGGCCGCGCAGGCCGCCCCGAGCGAGCCTGCCGCAGCCGGCGCTCCCGCGCCCGGCGCCGTCACCGGCCCCGACGGCCGGACCGCGCTGCACGTCGGCGTACCGATGGGCCGGCTGACCGGAGGGCGGTGGCGGGCGCTCCTGGAGACCGCCGAACACCACGGCTCCGGCGAACTGCGCTGCACCCCGTGGCGCGGGGTCGTCGTCCCCGGCCTGGACGCCGCGGCCGCCCGGCAGGCGCTCGACTCGCTCGCCGGTGCCGGGCTGGTGACCGGAGCGGGCTCCCCCTGGTCCGGCGTCGGCGCCTGCGTCGGACGGCCCGGCTGCGCGAAGTCGCTGGCCGACGTACGGGCCGAGGCCGAGGCCGCGCTCGGACCCGCCGGCCGGCTGCCGGTGTACTGGTCCGGCTGCGAACGCCGCTGCGGACACCCGCACGGGGAGTGGATCGACGTGGTCGCCACCCCCGAAGGGCGCCGGATCACCCACGTACGGGGCGACACCCGGGCCACCCCGGTGACCGTCCGGGACGATCCGGCCGCGCTCGCCGCCGCCGTGGCCGCGGCCCGGGGCATCCGTGCCTGA
- the cobN gene encoding cobaltochelatase subunit CobN, with protein sequence MILLLSTSDTDLLSARVCEGPVRYKYANPSRLPLDTLPALLDGADLVVVRLLGGVRAWEEGLDQVRAAGLPVVVLTGEQAPDAQLMAASTVPIGIAAEAHAYLAHGGPDNLDQLARFLSDTVLLTGHGFEPPAPAPAWGPLERTARALPDDAPTVAVLYYRAHHMSGNTAFVDALCTAVEDAGARALPLYVASLRTPESALIGALRAADAIVTTVLAAGGTRPAEASAGGDDESWDAGALTGLDVPILQALCLTGSRRAWEENDEGVSPLDAATQIAVPEFDGRLITVPFSFKEIDADGLPAYVPDPERAARVAGIAVRHARLRHIPNAEKRIALVLSAYPTKHSRIGNAVGLDTPASAVALLRRLRAEGYDFGPEDRIPGLVSGDGDELIYALIEAGGHDQEWLTEEQLAANPVRIPAADYRRWFATLPARLRAEVEEHWGPAPGEMFVDRSANPEGDIVLAALRRGNLLILIQPPRGFGENPIAIYHDPDLPPSHHYLAAYRWIAASAEDNGFGADAMIHLGKHGNLEWLPGKNAGLSAACGPDAALGDLPLVYPFLVNDPGEGTQAKRRVHATLVDHLVPPMARADSYGDIARLEQLLDEHAQIAAMDPAKLPAVRAQIWTLIQAAKLDHDLGLDDRPEDEGFDEFIMHLDGWLCEIKDVQIRDGLHVLGNPPAGNDRVNLVLAVLRARQIWGGTASLPGLREALGLDESAATRTAADEVEEQARALVQAMEDAGWEPSAVAEVAAGHPSAVADILDFAATEVVPRLAATTDELDHAVHALNGGFVPAGPSGSPLRGLVNVLPTGRNFYSVDPKAVPSKLAWETGQALADSLLERYRADNGEWPSSVGLSLWGTSAMRTAGDDIAEAFALLGIRPVWDDASRRVTGLEPIGLKELGRPRIDVTLRISGFFRDAFPHTVGLLDDAVRLAASLDEPAEHNFVRAHTQADLAEHGDERRATTRIFGSRPGTYGAGLLQLIDSRDWRTDADLAEVYTVWGGYAYGRELDGRPAREEMETAYRRIEVAAKNTDTREHDIADSDDYFQYHGGMVAAVRALKGTAPEAYIGDSTRPETVRTRTLVEETSRVFRARVVNPRWIEAMRRHGYKGAFELAATVDYLFGYDATTGVVADWMYDKLTQTYVLDPENREFLQRANPWALHGIAERLLEAESRGMWAKPDPAVLDALRQVFLETEGELEGGED encoded by the coding sequence ATGATCCTGCTTCTGTCGACTTCCGACACCGACCTGCTGAGCGCCCGCGTCTGTGAGGGCCCGGTCCGCTACAAGTACGCCAACCCCTCCCGCCTCCCGCTCGACACGCTCCCCGCGCTGCTCGACGGCGCCGACCTCGTCGTGGTGCGCCTCCTCGGCGGGGTGCGCGCCTGGGAGGAAGGGCTCGACCAGGTGCGGGCCGCCGGCCTCCCGGTCGTCGTCCTCACCGGCGAACAGGCCCCCGACGCCCAGCTGATGGCCGCGTCCACGGTCCCGATCGGTATCGCGGCCGAGGCCCACGCCTACCTCGCGCACGGCGGGCCGGACAACCTCGACCAGCTGGCCCGGTTCCTCTCCGACACCGTGCTCCTGACCGGCCACGGCTTCGAGCCGCCCGCCCCGGCCCCCGCCTGGGGCCCGCTGGAGCGGACCGCCCGCGCCCTCCCGGACGACGCGCCCACGGTGGCGGTGCTCTACTACCGCGCCCACCACATGAGCGGCAACACCGCCTTCGTGGACGCGCTCTGCACCGCGGTGGAGGACGCCGGTGCCCGCGCCCTCCCGCTGTACGTGGCCTCGCTCCGTACCCCCGAGTCCGCGCTGATCGGCGCACTGCGCGCGGCCGACGCGATCGTGACCACGGTCCTCGCGGCCGGCGGCACCCGTCCCGCCGAGGCGTCGGCGGGCGGCGACGACGAGTCCTGGGACGCGGGCGCCCTGACCGGGCTCGACGTACCGATCCTGCAGGCGCTCTGCCTGACCGGCTCACGCCGTGCGTGGGAGGAGAACGACGAGGGCGTCTCGCCGCTGGACGCCGCCACCCAGATCGCGGTGCCGGAGTTCGACGGGCGCCTGATCACGGTGCCGTTCTCCTTCAAGGAGATCGACGCCGACGGCCTGCCCGCGTACGTCCCCGACCCCGAGCGGGCCGCCCGGGTCGCCGGGATCGCCGTCCGGCACGCCCGGCTGCGGCACATCCCGAACGCGGAGAAGCGGATCGCCCTGGTCCTCTCCGCGTACCCGACTAAGCACTCCCGCATCGGCAACGCCGTCGGCCTGGACACTCCGGCGAGCGCCGTCGCGCTGCTGCGGCGGCTGCGCGCGGAGGGGTACGACTTCGGGCCCGAGGACCGGATCCCGGGGCTGGTCTCCGGCGACGGCGACGAGCTGATCTACGCCCTGATCGAGGCGGGCGGCCATGACCAGGAGTGGCTGACCGAAGAGCAGTTGGCCGCGAACCCGGTGCGTATCCCGGCCGCCGACTACCGCCGCTGGTTCGCCACGCTCCCCGCCCGGCTGCGCGCGGAGGTGGAGGAGCACTGGGGGCCGGCGCCCGGCGAGATGTTCGTGGACCGGTCGGCGAACCCGGAGGGCGACATCGTCCTCGCGGCGCTGCGGCGCGGCAATCTGCTGATCCTCATCCAGCCGCCGCGCGGCTTCGGCGAGAACCCGATCGCGATCTACCACGACCCGGACCTGCCGCCCTCCCACCACTACCTGGCCGCCTACCGCTGGATCGCCGCTTCCGCCGAGGACAACGGGTTCGGCGCCGACGCGATGATCCACCTCGGCAAGCACGGCAACCTGGAGTGGCTGCCCGGCAAGAACGCAGGGCTCTCCGCCGCCTGCGGTCCCGACGCGGCCCTCGGAGACCTCCCGCTGGTCTACCCGTTCCTCGTCAACGACCCCGGCGAGGGCACCCAGGCCAAGCGCCGGGTGCACGCCACGCTGGTGGACCACCTGGTGCCGCCGATGGCCCGCGCCGACAGCTACGGCGACATCGCACGGCTGGAACAACTCCTCGACGAGCACGCGCAGATCGCCGCGATGGACCCGGCGAAGCTGCCGGCGGTCCGCGCCCAGATCTGGACGCTCATCCAGGCCGCGAAGCTCGACCACGACCTCGGGCTCGACGACCGCCCCGAGGACGAGGGCTTCGACGAGTTCATCATGCATCTCGACGGCTGGCTCTGCGAGATCAAGGACGTCCAGATCCGCGACGGCCTGCACGTGCTGGGCAACCCGCCGGCCGGCAACGACCGGGTCAACCTCGTCCTCGCGGTGCTGCGCGCACGCCAGATCTGGGGCGGTACGGCCTCGCTGCCCGGCCTGCGCGAGGCGCTCGGCCTGGACGAGTCGGCCGCCACCCGCACCGCCGCCGACGAGGTGGAGGAGCAGGCGCGCGCCCTGGTCCAGGCGATGGAGGACGCCGGCTGGGAACCGTCCGCCGTCGCGGAGGTCGCGGCCGGACACCCGTCCGCCGTCGCCGACATCCTGGACTTCGCGGCCACCGAGGTGGTGCCGCGCCTCGCCGCCACCACCGACGAACTCGACCACGCCGTTCACGCGCTGAACGGCGGCTTCGTGCCGGCCGGGCCCTCGGGTTCGCCGCTGCGGGGCCTCGTCAACGTGCTGCCGACCGGCCGCAACTTCTACTCCGTCGACCCGAAGGCCGTGCCCTCCAAGCTCGCCTGGGAGACCGGCCAGGCGCTCGCCGACTCGCTGCTGGAGCGTTACCGCGCCGACAACGGCGAGTGGCCCTCCTCGGTCGGCCTCTCGCTCTGGGGCACCAGCGCGATGCGCACCGCGGGCGACGACATCGCCGAGGCGTTCGCGCTGCTCGGCATCCGTCCGGTCTGGGACGACGCCTCGCGCCGCGTGACCGGCCTGGAGCCCATCGGCCTGAAGGAGTTGGGCCGCCCGAGGATCGACGTCACGCTCCGCATCTCCGGCTTCTTCCGGGACGCCTTCCCGCACACCGTGGGGCTGCTCGACGACGCCGTACGGCTGGCCGCCTCGCTCGACGAACCGGCGGAGCACAACTTCGTACGCGCCCACACCCAGGCGGACCTCGCCGAGCACGGTGACGAACGCCGGGCCACCACCCGGATCTTCGGCTCGCGCCCGGGGACGTACGGCGCCGGCCTCCTCCAGCTCATCGACTCCCGCGACTGGCGCACCGACGCCGACCTCGCCGAGGTCTACACGGTGTGGGGCGGCTACGCCTACGGCCGGGAGCTCGACGGGCGTCCGGCCCGCGAGGAGATGGAGACCGCGTACAGGCGCATCGAGGTCGCCGCGAAGAACACCGACACCCGTGAGCACGACATCGCGGACTCGGACGACTACTTCCAGTACCACGGCGGCATGGTGGCGGCCGTGCGCGCGCTGAAGGGCACCGCCCCCGAGGCGTACATCGGCGACTCCACCCGCCCGGAGACCGTCCGCACCCGCACCCTGGTCGAGGAGACCTCCCGCGTCTTCCGCGCGCGCGTGGTCAATCCCCGCTGGATCGAGGCGATGCGCCGCCACGGCTACAAGGGTGCCTTCGAACTCGCCGCGACCGTCGACTACCTGTTCGGCTACGACGCCACGACCGGGGTCGTCGCCGACTGGATGTACGACAAGCTCACCCAGACGTACGTGCTCGACCCGGAGAACCGGGAGTTCCTCCAGCGGGCCAACCCGTGGGCGCTGCACGGGATCGCGGAACGCCTCCTGGAGGCCGAGTCGCGCGGGATGTGGGCGAAGCCGGACCCGGCCGTCCTGGACGCACTGCGCCAGGTGTTCCTGGAGACCGAGGGCGAGCTGGAGGGCGGGGAGGACTGA
- a CDS encoding VOC family protein — protein sequence MLGTDFRTGSPNWLDLGSPDTEAAATFYAAVFGWRIASAGPDTGGYAFFQVEGKTVAAIGPLTEEGAASAWTVHFKTDDIGATVQAVRDGGGTVRAEPMDVMGEGMLAQVTDAQGADFALWQPGRTAGFELASAPNSLIWVELHVADPVADLAFYQGLFGWRSQDMPVPGMTYRVLSTEDGELQDTTFGGVAPADDDAPSGGGHSRWVPYFHVEDVDATVGATRSHGGSVLMPAADMPDVGRMAWLADPFGAVFALLKPAPRM from the coding sequence ATGCTCGGCACCGACTTCCGTACCGGATCGCCCAACTGGCTCGACCTCGGCAGTCCCGACACCGAGGCGGCCGCCACCTTCTACGCCGCCGTCTTCGGGTGGCGGATCGCGTCCGCCGGGCCCGACACGGGCGGGTACGCGTTCTTCCAGGTGGAGGGGAAGACCGTCGCGGCGATCGGCCCGCTCACCGAGGAGGGGGCCGCCTCCGCCTGGACGGTCCACTTCAAGACCGATGACATCGGGGCCACGGTCCAGGCCGTCCGGGACGGCGGCGGAACGGTCCGGGCGGAACCGATGGACGTCATGGGCGAGGGGATGCTGGCCCAGGTCACGGACGCACAGGGCGCCGACTTCGCCCTCTGGCAGCCCGGCCGGACGGCCGGCTTCGAGCTCGCCTCCGCTCCGAACAGCCTGATCTGGGTGGAGCTGCACGTCGCCGACCCGGTTGCGGACCTCGCCTTCTACCAGGGCCTGTTCGGCTGGCGGAGCCAGGACATGCCGGTGCCCGGGATGACGTACCGGGTGCTGAGCACCGAGGACGGCGAACTCCAGGACACCACCTTCGGCGGGGTCGCTCCGGCGGACGACGACGCGCCGAGCGGCGGCGGGCACTCCCGCTGGGTCCCCTACTTCCACGTGGAGGACGTCGACGCCACCGTCGGGGCGACCCGGTCGCACGGCGGGTCCGTGCTGATGCCGGCGGCGGACATGCCCGACGTCGGCAGGATGGCCTGGCTCGCCGACCCCTTCGGCGCGGTGTTCGCCCTGCTGAAGCCCGCCCCCCGGATGTGA
- a CDS encoding alpha/beta fold hydrolase, with translation MTAFLLVPGTFTGGWIWDQVGELLGKSGSSAHAVTLTGLGASADPAGADTDLTTHIKDLVRIIDGLDPAETEVVLVGHDYGILPVLGAAALRPDRVTRIVNVDAGLPREGEPALVIEPDQAVREQAVSLASDPSDGPGSRVVRPPSAEEWRQRAGSADLSAEAVEELARRAVPQPADTLVQPLPPLGAAAHIPVAGVLCSGNGSSIELVESLVGMGEPRVMTLTRPGVTLFELPTGHWPMLSAPAALADVLRRAAAGEGHHVSAEAAGSPAHLGPFLLDVPPRERERDGRVDLYFPDAEGPRPAVVLVHGGPVPPDARPTPRDWPTFVGYAGYLASRGAVGVTLDHRLHGLGDYAAAAADLARAIERVRADPRVDGERVALWFFSAGSLLCADWLGAPPAWLRCVAATYPVLSPLPNWPGTGGRFDPVQAVWTAGPLPFVLSRVEKERAEIDATVAEFLHAAEGTDLRLEVIPVPDARHGFEAVDHTDPARRAVERAVRTVLGHLEE, from the coding sequence GTGACGGCTTTCCTTTTGGTGCCCGGTACGTTCACCGGCGGCTGGATCTGGGACCAGGTGGGGGAGCTGTTGGGGAAGTCGGGATCGAGCGCCCACGCCGTCACCCTCACCGGCCTCGGGGCGTCGGCCGACCCGGCCGGGGCGGACACGGACCTCACCACCCACATCAAGGACCTGGTACGGATCATCGACGGGCTGGACCCGGCGGAGACCGAGGTGGTCCTGGTCGGCCACGACTACGGCATCCTCCCCGTCCTCGGTGCGGCGGCGCTGCGCCCGGACCGGGTGACCCGGATCGTCAACGTGGACGCGGGGCTGCCCCGGGAAGGCGAACCGGCACTCGTCATCGAACCCGACCAAGCGGTCCGGGAGCAGGCCGTGTCACTGGCGTCGGACCCCTCGGACGGGCCGGGCTCCCGGGTGGTCCGACCGCCCTCCGCCGAGGAGTGGCGGCAGCGGGCGGGCTCGGCCGATCTCTCCGCGGAGGCCGTGGAGGAGCTAGCACGGCGGGCGGTGCCGCAGCCGGCGGACACCCTCGTGCAGCCCTTGCCGCCGCTGGGGGCGGCCGCGCACATCCCGGTGGCGGGCGTCCTCTGCTCGGGGAACGGATCGAGCATCGAACTCGTCGAGTCCCTCGTCGGCATGGGCGAACCCCGGGTCATGACGCTGACCCGCCCCGGCGTCACCCTCTTCGAACTCCCCACCGGGCACTGGCCGATGCTCTCCGCTCCGGCCGCGCTCGCCGACGTGCTGCGGCGCGCGGCGGCCGGTGAGGGCCACCACGTCAGCGCGGAAGCCGCCGGATCGCCCGCCCATCTGGGGCCCTTCCTGCTGGACGTACCCCCGCGCGAGCGGGAGCGGGACGGCCGCGTCGACCTCTACTTCCCCGACGCCGAGGGCCCGCGCCCGGCGGTCGTCCTCGTGCACGGCGGCCCGGTGCCACCCGACGCACGGCCCACGCCCCGCGACTGGCCCACCTTCGTCGGGTACGCCGGCTACCTGGCGAGCCGGGGCGCGGTCGGCGTCACCCTGGACCACCGGCTGCACGGCCTCGGCGACTACGCCGCGGCGGCCGCCGACCTCGCCCGGGCCATCGAGCGGGTCCGCGCCGATCCGCGCGTTGACGGGGAGCGCGTCGCCCTCTGGTTCTTCTCCGCCGGGTCCCTCCTCTGTGCCGACTGGCTGGGGGCACCCCCGGCCTGGCTGCGCTGTGTCGCCGCGACCTACCCGGTACTGTCCCCGTTGCCCAACTGGCCCGGGACGGGAGGCCGTTTCGATCCGGTGCAGGCCGTGTGGACCGCAGGACCGCTGCCTTTCGTGCTGAGCCGGGTGGAGAAGGAGCGGGCCGAGATCGATGCCACCGTGGCGGAATTCCTCCACGCCGCCGAGGGGACGGATCTCCGGCTGGAGGTGATCCCGGTCCCGGACGCGCGGCACGGCTTCGAGGCGGTCGACCACACCGATCCGGCCCGCCGGGCGGTGGAGCGAGCGGTGCGCACGGTGCTCGGGCACCTGGAGGAGTGA
- a CDS encoding glycoside hydrolase family 76 protein: MPLTRRGRRSAALSLLASLLLTAAPAATAHAATPPSPTAVPATSAAGTPRLAEVTGVTRVTGVTGGAGGAEAAAAAVCNKQCDGRDPAAATSDRVPVSSALYGRSVRLHLSDNDVMGWASIENGAAGDEVWLDRSYDGGRTWAAGSRLGATSVPTGSSGWRTGMYNVDDWNTAGVGALRACGKAGDRPEITCTGWARVNWNAWSRSTAAATALMMSYDRNTGLYGGNGWWTSANALTAVLDNARLTGMPSYRYAIASTYDKNLGAQGGSFRNDYLDDTGWWGLAWVAAYDATGDSRYLNTARADADHMQAYWNGTCGGGVLWNRTMTYKNAITNELFLQLNAALHNRIPGDTVYLGRAKAEWAWFQKSGMINGDRLINDGLTDSCANNGQPTWTYNQGVVLGGLTELYRATGDSALLATARTLAGASTVRLQTDGVLREPGEGDECAGDGPSFKGAYVRGLGRLDAQLADHPYAATLDRWADAAYARDRNALDQYGPHWNGGTGATDYGCQQSVLDLLNAAGQ, translated from the coding sequence ATGCCCCTCACCCGCAGAGGTCGGCGCTCGGCCGCCCTCTCCCTCCTCGCGAGCCTGCTGCTCACCGCCGCGCCCGCGGCGACCGCACACGCCGCGACCCCGCCCTCCCCCACCGCCGTTCCGGCCACCTCGGCGGCCGGAACGCCGCGGCTCGCTGAAGTCACCGGAGTCACCAGAGTCACCGGAGTCACTGGAGGCGCAGGGGGCGCCGAAGCCGCAGCAGCCGCCGTCTGCAACAAGCAGTGCGACGGTCGCGACCCCGCTGCGGCCACCTCCGACCGGGTCCCCGTCAGCAGTGCCCTCTACGGACGGAGCGTCCGACTCCATCTCTCCGACAACGATGTCATGGGGTGGGCCTCGATCGAGAACGGTGCGGCCGGGGACGAGGTCTGGCTCGACCGCTCCTACGACGGCGGCCGGACCTGGGCCGCCGGCAGCAGGCTCGGCGCGACGAGCGTGCCCACCGGATCGAGCGGCTGGCGCACCGGCATGTACAACGTCGACGACTGGAACACCGCCGGGGTCGGCGCCCTGCGCGCCTGCGGCAAAGCCGGTGACCGACCCGAGATCACCTGCACCGGCTGGGCGCGCGTCAACTGGAACGCCTGGAGCCGCTCCACCGCGGCCGCGACCGCGCTGATGATGTCCTACGACCGGAACACCGGTCTCTACGGCGGCAACGGCTGGTGGACCTCCGCCAACGCGCTCACCGCGGTCCTCGACAACGCGCGCCTGACCGGGATGCCGAGCTACCGCTACGCCATCGCCTCCACCTACGACAAGAACCTCGGCGCGCAGGGCGGCAGTTTCCGCAACGACTACCTGGACGACACCGGCTGGTGGGGCCTGGCCTGGGTCGCCGCCTACGACGCGACGGGCGACAGCCGGTACCTCAACACCGCCCGCGCCGACGCCGACCACATGCAGGCGTACTGGAACGGGACCTGCGGCGGCGGGGTGCTGTGGAACCGGACGATGACGTACAAGAACGCCATCACCAACGAGCTCTTCCTCCAGCTCAACGCGGCGCTGCACAACCGCATACCGGGCGACACGGTGTACCTGGGGCGGGCGAAGGCGGAGTGGGCGTGGTTCCAGAAGAGCGGGATGATCAACGGCGACCGCCTGATCAACGACGGGCTCACCGACTCCTGCGCCAACAACGGTCAGCCCACGTGGACGTACAACCAGGGCGTGGTCCTCGGCGGCCTCACCGAGCTGTACCGCGCCACCGGTGACTCGGCCCTGCTGGCCACCGCCCGCACGCTCGCCGGCGCCTCCACCGTCCGGCTCCAGACCGACGGCGTCCTGCGGGAGCCCGGGGAGGGTGACGAGTGCGCCGGTGACGGACCGTCCTTCAAGGGCGCGTACGTCCGCGGCCTCGGCAGGCTGGACGCCCAGTTGGCCGACCACCCCTACGCGGCGACGCTCGACCGGTGGGCCGACGCGGCCTACGCCAGGGACCGCAACGCCCTCGACCAGTACGGCCCGCACTGGAACGGCGGCACGGGTGCCACCGACTACGGCTGCCAGCAGAGCGTCCTGGACCTGCTCAACGCGGCCGGGCAGTAG